Proteins co-encoded in one Oceanococcus atlanticus genomic window:
- a CDS encoding SCP2 sterol-binding domain-containing protein produces MTLDDIFGAMPSKLNADAAAGVDAVIQFNCSTPRTVTIKNGECTVVEGSVDEYTVAVTMEDEDLVAMLTGELDGMTAFMTGKIQLDGDMMFAQQLGALFPQ; encoded by the coding sequence ATGACTTTGGACGATATCTTTGGCGCGATGCCGAGCAAACTGAATGCCGATGCGGCGGCCGGTGTTGATGCCGTGATCCAGTTCAACTGCTCCACCCCGCGTACCGTCACCATCAAGAACGGCGAGTGCACGGTGGTAGAAGGTTCGGTCGACGAGTACACCGTGGCCGTGACCATGGAAGACGAAGATTTGGTCGCCATGCTGACCGGCGAACTGGACGGCATGACCGCGTTCATGACCGGTAAGATTCAGCTCGACGGCGACATGATGTTTGCCCAGCAGCTGGGCGCGCTGTTCCCGCAGTAA
- a CDS encoding acyl-CoA dehydrogenase family protein — MQFTSEHEDIRRTVKRFVDEVINPNVDDWEASQTFPAREVLAKAGELGILGINKPVEYGGMGLDYSYQMVYAEELGNAHCGGIPMAIGVVTDMATPALARFGSDELKREFLAPTIAGERVCSIGVSEPGAGSDVANIRTTAVKDGDDYVINGTKMWITNGTQADWICLLCNTSDGSRHGNKSLIIVPMDAPGIEVAQKIHKIGMWSSDTAQLFFDNVRVPQRYLIGQEGAGFMYQMMQFQEERIFGATSILRGMEQCVEQTLDYTRQRQTFGQPLIHNQTVHFRLAELQTEIEALRALCYQTCEDYLNGKDVVKQASMAKLKAGRLAREVADSCLQYWGGMGYTWENPVSRFFRDGRLISIGGGADEIMLGIICKLMGSLPGKQK, encoded by the coding sequence ATGCAATTTACATCTGAACACGAAGACATCCGCCGTACCGTCAAACGCTTTGTTGACGAGGTCATCAACCCCAATGTCGATGACTGGGAAGCGTCCCAGACCTTTCCCGCCCGCGAAGTACTGGCCAAGGCCGGTGAACTGGGCATACTGGGCATCAACAAGCCGGTCGAATACGGCGGTATGGGCCTGGATTACAGCTATCAGATGGTCTACGCCGAAGAGCTTGGCAACGCACATTGCGGCGGCATCCCCATGGCCATCGGTGTGGTCACCGATATGGCCACGCCCGCGCTGGCCCGGTTTGGCTCTGACGAGCTCAAACGCGAGTTCCTGGCGCCGACCATTGCCGGCGAGCGGGTCTGTTCCATCGGTGTGTCCGAGCCCGGCGCCGGCTCCGATGTGGCCAACATCCGCACCACGGCGGTCAAGGATGGCGACGATTACGTCATCAACGGCACCAAGATGTGGATCACCAACGGCACTCAGGCCGACTGGATCTGCCTGTTGTGCAACACCTCCGATGGCAGCCGCCATGGCAACAAATCGCTGATCATCGTGCCCATGGATGCACCGGGCATTGAAGTGGCGCAGAAGATTCACAAGATCGGCATGTGGTCATCCGACACCGCACAGCTGTTCTTCGACAACGTACGGGTTCCGCAGCGTTATCTGATTGGTCAGGAAGGTGCTGGCTTCATGTACCAGATGATGCAGTTCCAGGAAGAACGCATTTTTGGCGCGACCAGCATTCTGCGCGGGATGGAGCAGTGTGTGGAACAAACGCTGGACTACACACGCCAACGCCAGACCTTCGGTCAACCGCTGATTCACAACCAGACGGTGCATTTCCGCCTGGCCGAACTGCAGACCGAAATCGAAGCGCTGCGCGCGCTGTGCTATCAGACCTGCGAGGATTACCTCAATGGCAAGGACGTGGTGAAGCAGGCGTCCATGGCCAAGCTCAAGGCCGGCCGGCTGGCCCGCGAAGTGGCCGATTCCTGCCTCCAGTACTGGGGCGGCATGGGTTACACCTGGGAGAATCCGGTGTCGCGTTTCTTCCGTGATGGCCGCCTGATTTCCATTGGCGGCGGCGCGGATGAAATCATGCTGGGTATCATATGCAAGCTGATGGGCAGTTTGCCCGGTAAACAGAAATAA
- a CDS encoding acyl-CoA carboxylase subunit beta: MPVIASKIDVHSDGFKTNREDMLAAIAKLREVEDSVRGSEEKRRERFEQRGQLMPRERVALMLDRGSPFLELSTLCGYKEHDDKDGSLAGGNQICGIGYVSGTRCMLVASNSAIKGGTMSPWGVQKTLRIQEIALKQKLPVISMIESGGANLPYQLEMFIEGGRTFCNQAQLSAAGIPQITVVHGSSTAGGAYMPGLSDYVIMVRNKAKVFLAGPPLLKAATGEIANDEELGGADMHGTVAGTCEYLAEDDADGIRIAREVVAKLDWNKAPGRPPRKSFKAPRLSADELAGVVPVDYKKPYDCREVIARLVDDSDFTEFKADFDQQTICGQAKIEGWPVGLIGNNGPINTKGANKAGQFIQLCCQADIPIIYLQNITGYMVGSESEQAGIVKHGSKMIQAVANASVPQITLVIGGSFGAGNYGMCGRGFGPDFIFAWPNSRTAVMGGEQAAGVMAIVSEGKLPEAQIEAMKQNIVRLFDEQSHPFKVSGHMIDDGLIDPRDSRRVLAYTLSICRDARHREVVSNSFGIARL, encoded by the coding sequence ATGCCGGTCATAGCATCCAAGATCGACGTCCATTCCGACGGCTTTAAAACCAACCGCGAAGACATGCTCGCGGCCATTGCCAAATTGCGCGAAGTCGAAGACAGCGTGCGCGGTTCCGAGGAAAAGCGCCGAGAGCGCTTTGAGCAGCGCGGCCAGTTGATGCCGCGCGAGCGCGTAGCCCTGATGCTGGATCGTGGCTCGCCGTTTCTTGAGCTGTCGACCTTGTGTGGCTACAAGGAACACGATGACAAGGACGGCTCGCTGGCCGGCGGCAATCAGATTTGCGGCATCGGCTATGTGTCGGGCACGCGTTGCATGCTGGTGGCCTCCAACAGCGCCATCAAGGGCGGCACCATGTCGCCCTGGGGGGTGCAGAAAACCCTGCGCATCCAGGAAATTGCACTCAAGCAGAAGCTGCCGGTGATCTCCATGATCGAATCCGGCGGCGCCAACCTGCCGTATCAGCTGGAAATGTTCATCGAAGGCGGACGCACATTCTGCAACCAGGCCCAACTGTCGGCCGCCGGCATCCCTCAGATCACCGTGGTGCATGGCTCGTCAACGGCAGGTGGCGCCTACATGCCAGGGCTGTCGGACTACGTCATCATGGTGCGTAACAAGGCCAAGGTGTTCCTGGCCGGGCCGCCGTTGCTCAAGGCCGCCACCGGCGAAATTGCCAATGACGAAGAACTGGGCGGGGCGGACATGCACGGCACCGTGGCCGGCACCTGCGAATATCTGGCCGAAGATGATGCCGATGGCATCCGCATCGCCCGTGAAGTGGTGGCCAAGCTGGACTGGAACAAGGCCCCAGGCCGTCCCCCGCGCAAAAGTTTCAAGGCGCCGCGGCTGTCTGCCGACGAGCTGGCCGGCGTGGTCCCGGTCGACTACAAGAAACCCTACGATTGTCGCGAGGTGATCGCGCGTCTGGTCGATGATTCCGATTTCACCGAGTTCAAGGCCGACTTTGACCAGCAGACCATCTGTGGCCAGGCCAAGATCGAAGGTTGGCCGGTCGGCTTGATCGGCAATAACGGACCGATCAACACCAAGGGTGCCAACAAGGCAGGGCAGTTCATCCAGCTGTGCTGTCAGGCCGACATCCCGATCATTTATCTGCAGAACATCACCGGCTACATGGTCGGCAGCGAATCCGAACAGGCGGGCATCGTCAAGCACGGCTCGAAGATGATTCAGGCCGTGGCCAACGCCTCCGTTCCGCAGATCACTTTGGTCATCGGCGGTTCTTTCGGGGCTGGCAACTACGGCATGTGCGGGCGCGGTTTCGGGCCGGATTTCATTTTCGCCTGGCCCAACAGCCGCACCGCAGTAATGGGCGGCGAACAGGCTGCCGGAGTTATGGCCATCGTCAGCGAAGGCAAATTGCCGGAGGCCCAGATCGAGGCCATGAAGCAGAACATCGTGCGCCTGTTCGATGAGCAATCGCACCCCTTTAAGGTCTCAGGCCACATGATTGATGATGGTCTGATCGACCCGCGTGACTCTCGCCGGGTGCTGGCCTACACCTTGTCGATCTGTCGTGATGCTCGCCACCGCGAGGTGGTCAGCAACAGCTTCGGCATCGCCCGTCTGTAA
- a CDS encoding acyl-CoA dehydrogenase family protein, whose translation MQLSHEHEEIRRTTRRFVEDEINPNVEAWERAGEFPAHEVFRGLGELGLLGITKPENVGGLGLDYSFQVVFAEALGACTCGGIPMAIGVQTDMATPALARFGSDELQQEFLAPAIAGEHVAAIAVSEPGAGSDVASIKTSARRDGHDYVINGQKMWITNGTQADWACMLVNTSEGAGHNNKSLIVVPLDAPGVQRETKLDKLGQRSSDTAIIFLDGVRVPASNLIGEEGKGFTYQMLQFQEERLFLSASILEAMERVLTDTIDYTRQRKIFGKGVIDNQYVAFTIAELKTELEAARSLVWRATADLVRGEDVSVTASMAKLKTGRLARQITDTCLQFWGGQGYMWESSVSQFYRDLRLHSIGGGADEVMLSILVKRLGLKSEL comes from the coding sequence ATGCAATTGAGCCACGAACACGAGGAAATCCGGCGCACCACGCGTCGCTTCGTCGAGGACGAAATCAACCCCAATGTGGAAGCCTGGGAGCGGGCCGGGGAGTTTCCCGCCCATGAGGTGTTCCGCGGGCTGGGCGAACTGGGTTTGCTCGGCATCACCAAGCCGGAAAATGTCGGCGGTCTGGGCCTCGACTATTCGTTTCAGGTGGTCTTCGCCGAAGCCCTGGGGGCCTGCACCTGCGGCGGGATTCCGATGGCGATCGGCGTGCAGACCGACATGGCCACCCCGGCGCTGGCACGCTTTGGTTCCGATGAACTGCAGCAGGAATTTCTGGCCCCGGCGATCGCCGGCGAGCATGTGGCCGCGATTGCGGTCAGCGAACCCGGCGCCGGCTCTGATGTAGCCAGCATCAAGACCAGTGCCCGCCGCGACGGTCATGACTACGTCATCAACGGCCAGAAAATGTGGATCACCAACGGCACTCAGGCTGACTGGGCCTGCATGCTGGTCAACACCTCGGAAGGCGCCGGCCACAACAACAAATCACTCATCGTGGTGCCGCTGGACGCCCCCGGCGTGCAGCGCGAAACCAAGCTCGACAAGCTCGGCCAGCGCTCGTCTGACACCGCGATCATTTTCCTCGACGGTGTGCGCGTTCCAGCAAGCAACCTGATCGGCGAGGAAGGCAAGGGTTTTACCTACCAGATGCTGCAGTTCCAGGAAGAGCGTTTGTTCCTCTCGGCCAGCATTCTGGAGGCCATGGAACGGGTGCTCACGGACACCATCGATTACACCCGTCAGCGCAAGATCTTTGGCAAAGGCGTCATCGACAATCAGTACGTTGCCTTCACCATTGCCGAGCTAAAAACCGAACTCGAAGCGGCGCGATCGCTGGTCTGGCGCGCCACCGCTGATCTGGTGCGCGGCGAAGACGTCTCGGTGACCGCCTCCATGGCCAAACTCAAGACCGGCCGTCTGGCCCGCCAGATCACCGATACCTGCCTGCAGTTCTGGGGCGGGCAGGGCTATATGTGGGAAAGCTCGGTCTCGCAGTTCTATCGCGACCTGCGCCTGCATTCCATTGGTGGCGGGGCCGACGAAGTGATGCTCAGCATCCTGGTCAAGCGACTTGGCCTCAAAAGCGAACTCTGA
- a CDS encoding acetyl/propionyl/methylcrotonyl-CoA carboxylase subunit alpha has protein sequence MRSIQKVLIANRGEIAVRIIQGARKLGLRTVAVYSDADRHARHVLEADQAVHIGPSTVAESYLRADRLIAAAKAAGAQAIHPGYGFLAENADFAQACADAGLVFVGPSPDAIALMGNKRASKIKMIDAGVPCVPGYEGADQDDATLLQEIGKIGFPVMIKAAAGGGGRGMRLCHSQDEAAAQIRSARSEAESAFGSGELILEKAVIGARHVEIQVFGDQHGQVVHLGERDCSVQRRHQKVVEESPSPAVDEALRARMGEAAVQAARSIDYQGAGTVEFLLGADGAFYFLEMNTRLQVEHPVTELVTGVDLVEWQFRIADGEPLPLSQDNITQQGHAIEVRLCAEDSRHGDVPQTGPVLRWRVPQGEGVRMDHGLVEGGEVSPFYDSMLGKLIVYGHDREAARLRLRRALVDTTLHGVISNIDFLQQIIQEADFASGDFHTGYIPAHFPDEQRAAETPDAAHWAVAAMVLYWDDTWQLYSEADFATDMLGWMSANRSEQYLKLRWEDVEQTVYLLNEGGRRCTVRVGDQQFHFDVDACDGFERQFYFEGVRRSARYTRQDHQIWVSFDARTWCYADLTLVPPAPPEAGSDGRICANSDGKLLDVAVQVGDQVAPGQTIAVLEAMKMEFQLTTPVAGRVVAVNASAGDQVANRQLIVELSVEENDDA, from the coding sequence GTGCGCTCGATTCAAAAGGTATTGATTGCCAACCGCGGTGAAATCGCCGTCCGTATTATTCAGGGTGCGCGCAAACTGGGGTTGCGCACCGTCGCGGTGTACAGCGACGCGGACCGTCACGCGCGGCACGTGCTGGAAGCCGACCAGGCCGTACACATTGGCCCCTCCACCGTGGCGGAATCGTATCTGCGCGCGGATCGGCTGATAGCAGCCGCCAAGGCGGCCGGCGCACAGGCCATACACCCGGGTTACGGCTTCCTCGCCGAAAATGCCGATTTTGCTCAGGCCTGCGCCGACGCCGGCCTGGTCTTTGTTGGCCCCAGCCCGGATGCAATTGCCCTGATGGGCAACAAACGTGCGTCCAAGATCAAGATGATCGACGCTGGCGTGCCCTGCGTACCGGGCTATGAAGGTGCGGATCAGGACGATGCCACCTTGCTGCAGGAAATCGGCAAGATTGGCTTCCCGGTCATGATCAAGGCTGCAGCCGGCGGCGGTGGCCGCGGCATGCGCCTGTGCCACAGCCAGGATGAAGCCGCGGCGCAAATCCGCTCGGCGCGCTCCGAGGCGGAATCCGCCTTCGGCAGCGGCGAACTGATCCTGGAGAAAGCAGTGATCGGCGCACGTCACGTCGAAATCCAGGTGTTCGGTGATCAGCATGGTCAGGTCGTGCATCTGGGCGAACGTGACTGTTCGGTACAGCGCCGACATCAGAAAGTGGTCGAGGAAAGCCCGTCACCGGCAGTCGACGAAGCCCTGCGCGCTCGCATGGGCGAGGCGGCCGTGCAAGCAGCCCGCAGCATCGACTATCAGGGCGCCGGCACGGTCGAGTTCCTGCTCGGGGCTGACGGGGCGTTTTATTTCCTGGAAATGAACACACGCTTGCAGGTCGAGCATCCGGTGACCGAGCTGGTAACCGGCGTTGATCTTGTTGAATGGCAGTTCCGCATCGCTGATGGCGAGCCGTTGCCGCTGAGCCAGGACAACATCACCCAGCAAGGCCACGCCATTGAAGTGCGCCTGTGCGCCGAGGACAGCCGCCATGGCGACGTGCCGCAAACCGGCCCGGTGCTGCGCTGGCGGGTGCCGCAAGGCGAGGGCGTGCGCATGGATCACGGTCTGGTCGAGGGCGGCGAGGTCAGCCCGTTCTACGACTCCATGCTGGGCAAGCTGATCGTGTACGGGCATGACCGCGAAGCGGCGCGCCTGCGCCTGCGCCGTGCCCTGGTCGACACCACCCTGCACGGGGTGATCAGCAACATCGATTTTCTGCAGCAGATCATCCAGGAAGCCGATTTCGCCAGTGGCGATTTCCACACCGGCTACATTCCTGCGCACTTTCCGGATGAACAGCGTGCCGCCGAAACACCGGATGCCGCGCACTGGGCGGTGGCCGCGATGGTGCTGTACTGGGATGACACCTGGCAGCTCTACAGCGAGGCCGACTTCGCCACCGACATGCTCGGCTGGATGAGCGCCAACCGCAGCGAGCAATATCTCAAGCTGCGCTGGGAGGATGTCGAGCAAACCGTCTACCTGCTCAACGAAGGCGGGCGTCGCTGCACGGTCCGCGTGGGTGATCAACAATTCCATTTTGACGTCGATGCCTGCGACGGTTTCGAGCGTCAGTTCTATTTCGAAGGTGTGCGCCGCAGCGCCCGCTATACCCGCCAGGATCATCAGATCTGGGTCAGTTTTGACGCCCGCACCTGGTGCTATGCCGATCTCACCCTGGTGCCACCGGCACCGCCGGAGGCCGGCAGTGATGGTCGCATCTGCGCCAACAGCGACGGCAAGTTGCTGGATGTCGCAGTTCAGGTCGGTGATCAGGTCGCGCCTGGCCAGACCATCGCGGTGCTGGAAGCCATGAAAATGGAGTTCCAGCTGACCACACCGGTGGCTGGCCGCGTGGTGGCCGTCAATGCCAGCGCTGGTGATCAGGTCGCCAATCGCCAGCTGATTGTGGAGCTCAGCGTCGAGGAGAACGATGACGCCTGA
- a CDS encoding sulfotransferase family 2 domain-containing protein, with translation MTPDGEHSLGTIRAFAFVHIPKTAGTAFRVAATRRFGQDAVHLHYKPQNPQTSALIRASVLDDKPQAFADHFLNGEPQMLCGHFAARSYLDILGRKVHWCTVIRDPVERVLSDYAHILKKAADPDKRRRSLPLETFIERPNQINKQHDLLEGLTLDDFAWIGETENFAASVMVFNERFGMNLPVPRVNIGNWDLLQGADQDKDLRAHIAKLNQRDIALVETLRQHPCVQQARQHAAQAASQATAGDASNPAHPGSDTHPDARSSH, from the coding sequence ATGACGCCTGATGGCGAACACAGCCTCGGGACCATTCGTGCGTTCGCTTTCGTCCACATCCCCAAGACCGCGGGCACGGCATTTCGGGTCGCCGCCACCCGCCGTTTTGGGCAAGACGCGGTACATCTGCACTACAAGCCGCAGAATCCGCAAACCTCGGCGCTCATCCGTGCCAGCGTGCTCGATGACAAACCACAAGCGTTCGCCGATCACTTTCTCAACGGTGAGCCGCAGATGCTGTGCGGCCATTTCGCCGCGCGCAGCTACCTCGATATCCTCGGCCGCAAGGTTCACTGGTGCACCGTGATTCGAGACCCGGTCGAACGGGTCCTGTCCGACTACGCGCATATCCTCAAGAAGGCCGCTGACCCGGACAAGCGGCGTCGTTCACTGCCGCTGGAGACGTTCATCGAACGCCCCAACCAGATCAACAAACAGCACGACCTGCTTGAAGGCCTGACGCTGGATGATTTTGCCTGGATCGGCGAGACCGAAAATTTTGCCGCCAGCGTGATGGTTTTCAATGAACGCTTTGGCATGAACCTGCCGGTACCGCGGGTCAACATTGGCAACTGGGATTTGCTGCAGGGCGCCGACCAGGACAAGGACCTGCGCGCGCACATCGCCAAACTGAATCAGCGTGACATCGCGCTGGTCGAAACACTCCGCCAACACCCCTGCGTGCAACAGGCACGCCAGCACGCGGCGCAAGCCGCATCACAAGCTACAGCGGGTGACGCATCCAACCCTGCGCATCCAGGCTCAGATACTCACCCTGACGCTCGGTCCAGTCACTGA
- a CDS encoding UDP-2,3-diacylglucosamine diphosphatase: MALHVLSDLHLDPARPAISARFIDYLNGPARQAEAVYILGDLFEVWADDDVSAPLYADELAAMRGLTRHGVPIAFICGNRDFLCGAGFEQASGARVVSEPFSPPGRCDIKFMHGDVLCTDDVGYQRFRRIVRWPWLQWLYRRLPRTLKLRIAARIRGSAREMTRLKPEDILDVTPQAVSAFFDAHPACRLLIHGHTHRPAEHAFDAQRTRLVLSDWTERQGEYLSLDAQGWMRHPL; the protein is encoded by the coding sequence GTGGCGCTGCATGTGTTGTCGGATCTTCATCTGGATCCCGCGCGACCTGCGATCAGCGCCCGTTTTATCGATTATCTGAACGGCCCGGCCCGCCAGGCTGAGGCTGTTTACATCCTGGGTGATTTGTTTGAAGTGTGGGCCGATGACGATGTCTCGGCACCACTCTACGCGGACGAACTGGCGGCCATGCGGGGGCTGACCCGGCATGGCGTCCCCATTGCCTTCATTTGCGGCAACCGTGATTTTTTATGCGGGGCGGGCTTTGAACAGGCCAGCGGTGCGCGCGTGGTCAGCGAACCCTTTTCGCCGCCAGGGCGCTGCGACATCAAGTTCATGCATGGTGATGTGCTGTGTACGGATGATGTTGGCTACCAGCGTTTTCGGCGAATTGTGCGTTGGCCGTGGTTGCAATGGCTTTATCGTCGACTGCCACGCACGCTGAAGCTGCGCATCGCGGCACGGATTCGCGGCAGTGCGCGTGAAATGACCCGTCTCAAGCCCGAGGACATTCTCGATGTCACGCCGCAGGCCGTGAGTGCTTTTTTTGACGCACACCCGGCCTGTCGCCTGCTGATTCATGGTCACACCCATCGTCCGGCCGAACACGCGTTTGATGCGCAGCGAACGCGGCTGGTGCTCAGTGACTGGACCGAGCGTCAGGGTGAGTATCTGAGCCTGGATGCGCAGGGTTGGATGCGTCACCCGCTGTAG
- a CDS encoding peptidylprolyl isomerase, with the protein MTATAHAQTLVDIETNRGTIRIALADDKAPETVANFLRYVDEGFYDGTIFHRVIAGFMIQGGGFTADYAQKSTASPVKNEADNGLKNMRGTIAMARTSDPHSATAQFFINHRDNSNLDHRAPTMHGWGYAVFGEVVDGMNVVDAIAAVKTGPGGRFRSDVPQDMVVIESISRVPQPTPSTTPDAPAAAE; encoded by the coding sequence ATGACTGCAACTGCTCACGCCCAGACTCTGGTGGATATCGAAACCAACCGGGGCACCATCCGCATTGCCCTGGCCGATGACAAGGCGCCGGAAACGGTGGCCAATTTTCTGCGTTACGTGGACGAAGGCTTTTACGACGGCACGATCTTTCATCGGGTCATCGCCGGTTTCATGATTCAGGGTGGTGGCTTCACCGCCGACTACGCGCAAAAGAGCACGGCGTCGCCGGTCAAGAACGAAGCTGACAACGGCCTCAAGAACATGCGCGGCACCATCGCCATGGCACGTACCTCGGATCCGCATTCGGCCACGGCACAGTTCTTCATCAATCACCGCGACAACAGCAACCTGGATCACCGGGCGCCGACCATGCACGGCTGGGGTTATGCCGTGTTTGGCGAAGTGGTGGATGGTATGAACGTGGTGGATGCCATTGCCGCGGTCAAAACCGGCCCCGGCGGTCGTTTCCGCAGTGATGTGCCGCAGGACATGGTGGTGATTGAAAGCATCTCGCGGGTGCCGCAGCCCACGCCGAGCACCACGCCGGATGCCCCGGCTGCTGCCGAGTAA
- the dusA gene encoding tRNA dihydrouridine(20/20a) synthase DusA: MMVSIDNSALAFVPVTADSHPTSPWRFCVAPMMDWTTTQCRVFHRLLSRHARLYTEMVTANAIIHGDRDHLLGFDASEHPVALQLGGSEADALAYAAREGQAYGYDEINLNCGCPSDRVQNGRFGACLMAEPQRVADCVAAMQAEVNIPVTVKCRLGIDELDSDEHLHGFIESVAAAGCRVFIVHARKAWLNGLSPKENREIPPLQYERVHALKRLYPELTIVINGGIEDLGMAQSQLETLDGVMLGRAAYKNPYVLAEVDQRLFGEMHAPSREQVVEALLPYVAAEQQRGAPVKQVSRHILGLYNGRPGAKIWRRRLSVPQSGCGVDYIRHALDAVQ, from the coding sequence ATGATGGTCAGCATCGACAACTCAGCTCTAGCCTTTGTACCCGTGACTGCCGACTCTCATCCGACCTCGCCTTGGCGCTTCTGTGTTGCGCCGATGATGGACTGGACCACTACGCAATGCCGTGTGTTTCACCGTCTGCTCAGTCGGCATGCGCGCCTGTACACCGAAATGGTGACGGCCAACGCCATTATTCATGGTGATCGTGACCATCTGCTGGGCTTTGATGCGAGCGAGCATCCGGTGGCTTTGCAGCTTGGTGGCAGCGAAGCGGATGCGCTGGCCTACGCGGCCCGCGAAGGCCAGGCCTACGGCTACGACGAAATCAATTTGAACTGCGGCTGTCCCAGTGATCGGGTTCAGAACGGTCGTTTTGGCGCCTGCCTGATGGCCGAGCCACAGCGCGTGGCCGACTGCGTGGCGGCGATGCAGGCTGAGGTGAATATTCCGGTGACGGTCAAATGTCGGCTGGGCATTGACGAGCTGGATTCGGACGAGCATTTGCATGGCTTTATTGAAAGCGTGGCTGCAGCCGGTTGCCGCGTGTTCATCGTGCATGCCCGCAAAGCCTGGCTGAATGGCCTGAGCCCCAAGGAAAACCGCGAGATACCGCCGCTGCAGTACGAGCGGGTTCACGCGCTCAAGCGTCTTTACCCTGAGCTGACCATCGTGATCAACGGCGGTATTGAGGATCTGGGCATGGCCCAAAGCCAGCTCGAAACGTTGGATGGCGTGATGCTTGGCCGGGCGGCCTACAAGAATCCCTACGTCCTGGCCGAGGTGGATCAGCGCCTTTTCGGTGAGATGCATGCACCCAGTCGTGAGCAGGTGGTCGAGGCGCTGCTGCCCTACGTGGCTGCGGAACAACAGCGCGGCGCCCCCGTCAAACAGGTCAGCCGACACATACTCGGCCTGTACAATGGCCGTCCCGGCGCGAAGATCTGGCGCCGCCGACTTTCCGTTCCCCAATCCGGCTGTGGGGTGGATTACATCCGCCATGCACTGGATGCCGTGCAATAA
- a CDS encoding SDR family oxidoreductase — MSALFSLDGKVALVTGSSRGIGESTAKLLAAQGAHVVVSSRKQDGIDRVCAEIQAAGGKASAFACHAGDLEQMTGLITRIDQEFGKLDILVNNAATNPHFGNVLDTPVEAIDKTVEVNLRGYYLMSQMAGRVMKREGGGAIVNIASINGIRPGNFQGIYSITKAAVINMTQAFAKECAAFNIRCNAVLPGLTRTKFASALTENEQILNSVLPLIPMKRYAEPDEIAPAVLFLASPAASYVTGTCLTADGGFMAGGL, encoded by the coding sequence ATGAGTGCGCTATTTTCACTGGATGGCAAGGTTGCGCTGGTCACCGGATCAAGTCGGGGCATTGGCGAATCCACGGCCAAACTGCTCGCCGCACAAGGTGCCCACGTCGTTGTATCCAGCCGCAAGCAGGACGGCATAGACCGGGTCTGCGCCGAAATTCAGGCAGCCGGCGGCAAGGCTTCAGCTTTCGCCTGTCACGCTGGCGATCTGGAGCAGATGACGGGCCTGATCACGAGAATCGACCAGGAGTTCGGCAAGCTCGATATCCTGGTCAACAATGCGGCCACCAATCCGCATTTTGGCAACGTACTGGATACGCCGGTAGAAGCCATTGATAAGACCGTTGAGGTGAACTTGCGTGGTTACTATCTGATGAGCCAGATGGCTGGTCGAGTCATGAAACGTGAAGGCGGCGGTGCGATCGTCAACATCGCTTCCATTAACGGCATTCGACCGGGCAATTTTCAGGGCATTTATTCGATTACCAAGGCCGCGGTGATCAATATGACGCAGGCCTTCGCCAAGGAATGTGCGGCCTTCAACATTCGCTGCAATGCGGTGTTGCCGGGCCTGACCCGAACCAAATTCGCCTCGGCCTTGACCGAAAACGAACAAATCCTGAACAGCGTTTTGCCTCTGATTCCGATGAAGCGTTATGCCGAGCCCGATGAGATCGCACCGGCAGTGCTGTTTCTTGCCTCACCAGCGGCCAGCTATGTCACGGGCACATGCCTGACTGCGGATGGCGGTTTTATGGCGGGTGGGCTGTAG